The following is a genomic window from Marinobacter sp. NP-4(2019).
GCGGCGGCCACTCCGATAATCACGGCGATGGCCAGAATCCAGGGAATCTCTATAAGCGAATTCATGGTCAGCGCGGGAACGCTGAATGCCGGTTCCGAACCATAGATGGCCTGGGTCACAATGGCCGCACTGACTGCAGCGAGAATGATGGGAGTAAAGCCAGCAATGGTGTACTCCATCATCACCACTTCCATGGCGAAAATGACGCCGGAAATCGGGGTGTTGAAGGAAGCAGAGATTGCGGCTGCGCAACCGCAGGCCACTAGGGTTCGGATGCTGTTGTTGGGGAGCCTCATCCACTGTCCCATCAGGCTGGAGAATGCAGCGCCAAGATGTACGGCGGGCCCCTCCCGACCGGCGGACTGTCCGGTGACCACCGTGGTGACCCCGGTGATAAACTGGACAGCGGCGCTACGACCCGAAATATAGCCCTGGTGGTAGTTGAGGCGCTCCATGATGTGGACGATGCCGACCTTGCGGTCATGTGTGGCCAGGCGATGAAGAAACAGGCCAAGGGCCAGGGCGCCGGCCAGTGGCAGGAGCCCCCGGGTCAGGAGGTCCAGTTCCTCAAAGGATTCCGATCCGTCACCGGGCAGGAAATATTCGAGGGGCCATTCAATGGCAAGGCGGAACACCAGGATGACACCACCGGTGATCAATCCGGAAAGCAGGCCAAGTACCGCAAGCTGCGGTAGGGCATCCACGCCGGAGAGCCTGCGACGGAAGCCCGGAATCAGGTTCTCGGTAATCTGGTGCCAGATCTTTCGCATGAACGCCGGAGTTCCGGTTGTAGGTGAATTGTGAGGTTATTGTAACGGTCGCCTGTCGGGCTGCAATAAGTCGTTGGCTTATCATGTTAGACTAGTGGAAAAAACATGACTCGCATTTTACGAAACTGACTGGAGCTGGAGTAACAGGTGATAAACGTAGGCATTGTAGGCGGAACCGGTTATACCGGTGTCGAGCTTCTGAGAATTCTGGCGGTGCATCCGGAAGCAACGGTGAGCTGTATTACCTCCCGCTCGGAGGCCGGTATGCCAGTCGCGGATATGTATCCAAACCTTCGTGGCCACTATGATCTGGCCTTTTCCGAGCCGGATCTGGATACCCTTGCCGCTTGCGATCTGGTGTTCTTTGCCACACCTCACGGAGTTGCCATGCGCATGATGCCTGAGCTGATGGCTGCCGGGACCCGGGTCGTGGACCTGTCGGCAGACTTTCGCCTGCGTGACCTGGATGTCTGGGCCACTTGGTATGGTATGGCTCATGAGAGTCCGGAGTGGGCTGCAAAGGCCGTTTACGGTCTCCCGGAAGTGGTGCGGGAGGAAGTACGCAGTGCGCAACTGGTGGCTAACCCTGGCTGTTACCCGACAGCTGTTCAGTTGGGCTTTCTGCCCCTTCTGGAAAATAACCTTGTCGATCCGTCCCGGCTGATTGCCGATGCCAAGTCCGGCGCCAGCGGCGCAGGTCGCCAGGGTAAGATCGGTATGCTTCATGGTGAAGTTGGTGAAAGCTTCAAGGCCTACGGGGCGTCCGGGCATCGACATTTGCCGGAGATCCGGCAGGGGCTCAGCCATGCTGCGGGGAGGGACGTCGGGATTACCTTCGTGCCTCACCTGATTCCCATGGTTCGCGGTATCGAAGCGACTCTGTACGCCGAATTGACGAATCCTGGGGATTTCGACCAGTTGCAGTCACTCTATGAGAACCGCTTCCGCGATGAACCGTTTGTGGACGTCATGCCGTTCGGCAGCCACCCGGAAACCCGGAGTGTGCGAGGGGCCAACCACTGCCGGATTGCGCTGCATCGCCAGGAAAACAGTAATGTGGTCATCGTGTCCTCGGTCATCGATAATCTGGTGAAAGGGGCAGCGGGCCAGGCAGTGCAGAACATGAATATCATGTTTGGCCTGAAAGAAACTCTAGGGCTCGAAGCGCCCGCCCTGCTGCCGTAGGACGTGCCGGTGAGTGAACCCAGAAAGCTGGCGGAAGAGTATGTTGTCATCCGTCACCGACCGGGATACCGGCTGCGTCGCACACTGATACTGCTGATATTTTCCGTGGTTGCCGCCATTGTCGGATACACTGCCGGGCTTGCCCAGGGTGGCTTCCGGTTCTCCTCGGTTGAGGATTCCCGCGATCGCCTGGAGCAGGTAGCTGAGGAGCTTCAGGAAAAGTACCGTGATGCATCCCAGCAATTGGTGAATCTGGAGCGAGGGCGCACGATTGATCAGCAGGCGCTGAACCAGGCTCGCAAGACCATTGTCGATCTGGAAACGCAGATTGCTTCACTGAAAGCGGACCTGACTTTCTATCAGAATATCATGGCACCCTCGGAAACCAGCAAAGGGCTCCAGGTGGACCGGTTGACCTTGCAACAGGGGCGGCAGCAGGATGATTACAGCTTCAAACTGGTGCTTACACAGGTTGGCAACAACAAGAGCTATATATCCGGCGTTGTGGCCGTCAATGTGATTGGCGTGCGCAATGATGAGAAAGAAGTGATCGCACTTCGCGATCTTTCTGCCGATATTGACGATCTTGGCGTAAAGTTCCGCTTCCGCTATTTCCAGGATATTGAAGGGTTGCTGACGCTGCCATCGGACTTTGAGCCGGTGGAGGTGCAGGTGGTGGCCCAATCCGAGGGTAAAAAATCTGCGCAGGCCGAACGTACATTTGATTGGGTTGAACTAACGGAGAACTGATACATGCTCGGCAAGAAAAAACAGAAACCCCGTCGTCCGACTGGGCATTTTGACACGCTGGTGTCATCCCGCACCACCGTGGAAGGCGATGTGCATTTTTCAGGTGGGCTGCATGTTGATGGCCGGGTTCGCGGCAAGGTTGTCGCGGAAGAGGGTAGTGACGCGGTGCTCAGAGTATCCGAGGTTGGAGAAATCACCGGTGATATTGTGGCACCTCACGTAATTATCAATGGGCAGGTTCATGGTGATGTGTATGCGTCTGCCCACCTTGAACTGGCTGAGAGAGCCTCCATTAATGGTAACGTCTATTACAATCTGATCGAGATGGCCATGGGCGCTGCGGTGAATGGTAATCTGGTCCATCAGCGTGAGCCGGTCGGGCTGCTGAACAGTGACAGCCCTACGCAGCCAGCCAAAGAAACTCTCGAGCAGTCGGAAGAGTTGGAAAATCGGGCGGAAGCCGAATAGTTGATTGTTTTAGTCAGGAATATGATAATCGTGTTGACCAAACGTACAGTAATCCGGAGGCGGACTTGAGTGTAGTTCAGCAACAAATGGCCACACCGCTGTTTCTCAGTGACAGTGCCGTAGCAAAAGTACGCGAATTAGTAGAGGAGGAAGGGAACCCTCAACTCAAATTGCGGGTTTTTGTGACGGGTGGTGGTTGTTCCGGATTTCAATACGGTTTCTCGTTTGATGACAATCAGGACGAGGAAGACACGGCGATTGAAAAAGATGGGGTAACGCTGCTGGTGGATCCGATGAGCTATCAGTACCTGGTGGGAGCGACGGTAGAGTACACGGAAGGCCTACAGGGATCGCAGTTCGTAGTGAGTAACCCGAACGCCAGCTCCACCTGTGGGTGTGGCAGTTCCTTTTCCATCTGATCAGGCGAAATAGACCGCCCCGAGAATTCTTTCCCCGGATGCTCCGGTGACCTCAGGCAGGTTCCCGGGGTGTTTCTCCATAGTCTGTTTGGCGAGCCAGCCGAAAGCAACTGGTTCTACCCACTGAGGGTCCAGTCCCAGATCTGCTGTGGAAGTTATCGTCAGTGGGCTACAGGCCCTCTTCAGCTCCTGCATCAGAAGCGTATTCCGCGTCCCGCCTCCACAGGTAAAAATAGTCATATCCGGAGAGGGTGGCAGTTGGCGTGCAACGGAGGCGACGGTGAGTTCCAACAGTGTCCGCTGCATATCAACGTCGGATACGGCCGGGTGCCTGCGCGAAAGGGTTTTTACCCATTCCAGGTTGAACTTCTCTTTCCCGGTGCTTTTCGGGGGCGGCCTCATAAAGTAAGCGTCTGAAAGCATATCTTCGAGTAATTCCTGATGGACCATGCCTTCAGCGGCCCACCTCCCGTCTTTATCGTAAGGGCGTCCAGTCTGATATTGGCACCAAGCGTCCATCAGGGCGTTAGCGGGGCCAGTGTCAAAACCGGTAACCGGCCGATGCCTGCCGGCTGGCAGCCAGCTGATATTGGCGATGCCGCCAAGATTGAGGATGCAGCGGTCTTCAGTCGCAGAGCCAAAGAAGGTTTTATGGAACGCAGGAACGAGCGGTGCGCCTTGTCCGCCTGCTGACATATCCCGCCGGCGGAAGTCGGCAACAGTGGTAATACCCGTTCTCTCCGCGATCAGGTTGGGGTCGCCAATCTGAAGGGAGAAGGGCGTATTGCCTCGGGGCTGATGGCGAAGGGTCTGGCCGTGGCTACCGATGGCAGAAACTTCACTGCTGGTTATGCCGGCCTTGTCGATGGTCAGTGTTGCCGCCTCGGCAAACAGGCTGCCCACGATGTGATCGAGTTCTCCGAGTTCGTCGGGTGTTCCCTGATTCTGGCTAAGCTGAGTCAGGCGGTGGCGAATATCTTCGGGGTAGGAAATGCTGTGAGTGGCATGAATCTGGACCCGATCACCGGGGAATGACACCAGCACGGCGTCGATACCGTCCATGCTGGTGCCGGACATCAGTCCCAGCCACTTGCTCATGAGCTTACTCGTCTCGGGCCAGCGCGAGCTGCTGGTGGCCGTCACGGTATACATCCAGCTGGGCAACCTGCTGTTCCGCAAACTTGCTGAAGCGCGCCATTTCAGATTTGGGTACCGGTTTGGCATCCGGCAGATCCACCGTACGGGAATTTCGTGGCGCACCATTCATGCGGAACTCGTAGTGCAGATGTGGACCGGTGACCATCCCGGAGGAGCCCACATAGCCGATGGTTTCCCCCTGTTTCACTCGGGCGCCATTCCTGATGCCTTTGCCCAGGCGGCTCATGTGAGCATACAGGGTGGTTATGTTGTCGCCATGGGAGAGAATCACGGTGCGACCATAACCGCCTTTCCAGCCAGCGAAATGCACCCGACCATTTCCGGCGGCTTTAATGGGGGTCCCTGGAGGAGCAGCGTAGTCAGTACCTTCGTGAGGGCGGACGACATCGAGAACCGGGTGACGGCGCTGCATATTAAACGGCGAGGATACCCGTGCATTGATCGGAGTCCTCAGGAACGCCTTGCGCATGCTGGAGCCATCGGGGGCATAATAATCGCTGTCACCCTTGCTATCGGTATACAACAGCGCTATGTTCTCTTCGCCTCTGTTAACGAAGCGGGCAGAAAGGATTCGGCCGGTGTCAAACTTTTCGCCATCCAGGTAGAGTTCTTCGTAAACCACCTCAAACCGGTCACCCTTGCGAACATCGTATACGAAGTCGATATCCCAGCCGAAGATGCCGGCCATCTCCATGGCAAGCCGGTCGCTCATGCCGGCTTCCCGGGCTGCAACATAAAGGGAGCCATCAATAACACCGGAAACGAAGGCCGGACGGGCCTCGGGTTCACGGACAATGGTCTCACCCTTGAAGCCATCTTCAACCCGGGATATGTGAAGTGTTTCCAGCAAGCTGCGTTTCAGGTCAATGGCGGCCAGATCCCCATTGGCATCGGTTGCGAAGGCGATGGTTTCACCCGCATACAGGCGCTGCAGCTTGCCTGCGTCGCCCTCGCCATGGATGACCTTCAGCATAATGCCATCGTTGAATCCGGCATCACGAAACAGGGAAGACAAGGTGTCCCCGGATTTGATTTTGTGTTCCTGCCAGTCCAGCTTGGGCGCCTGGTCTGCTGTCGGAGACGTGTTTGCCAGCTCAAGCTCAACGTTCGCGGGAGCTGGTTTGTCACCCGAGCCTGAAGTGTTGCCACTTGAAACCGGCGTGCCTTCTTTTGGGGGTGCAGAATTGGTGACAGGATTGCCATTCAGATCCAGGGAGTAGGACATTCTCTTGGCCTCAACGTCGGAGCTGGGGCTCATCAGAATGGCGGCCGTCACTACCACAGTGGCTGCAGCAGCAATGGTAATATGTGTTTTGGGAAACGTTTTCAGCACGTGCGACACCCGTTTTAATCGGTATTCCGGTAGGTTGAACTACCTAATTAAAGCTGTTGTTCAAGTATAGTCCAACAGATTACCGTATAAAATGCATGTGGGACAGCGTGTAACATTACAGTTACTACTCTACCCG
Proteins encoded in this region:
- the argC gene encoding N-acetyl-gamma-glutamyl-phosphate reductase, which produces MINVGIVGGTGYTGVELLRILAVHPEATVSCITSRSEAGMPVADMYPNLRGHYDLAFSEPDLDTLAACDLVFFATPHGVAMRMMPELMAAGTRVVDLSADFRLRDLDVWATWYGMAHESPEWAAKAVYGLPEVVREEVRSAQLVANPGCYPTAVQLGFLPLLENNLVDPSRLIADAKSGASGAGRQGKIGMLHGEVGESFKAYGASGHRHLPEIRQGLSHAAGRDVGITFVPHLIPMVRGIEATLYAELTNPGDFDQLQSLYENRFRDEPFVDVMPFGSHPETRSVRGANHCRIALHRQENSNVVIVSSVIDNLVKGAAGQAVQNMNIMFGLKETLGLEAPALLP
- a CDS encoding DUF6776 family protein is translated as MSEPRKLAEEYVVIRHRPGYRLRRTLILLIFSVVAAIVGYTAGLAQGGFRFSSVEDSRDRLEQVAEELQEKYRDASQQLVNLERGRTIDQQALNQARKTIVDLETQIASLKADLTFYQNIMAPSETSKGLQVDRLTLQQGRQQDDYSFKLVLTQVGNNKSYISGVVAVNVIGVRNDEKEVIALRDLSADIDDLGVKFRFRYFQDIEGLLTLPSDFEPVEVQVVAQSEGKKSAQAERTFDWVELTEN
- a CDS encoding bactofilin family protein encodes the protein MLGKKKQKPRRPTGHFDTLVSSRTTVEGDVHFSGGLHVDGRVRGKVVAEEGSDAVLRVSEVGEITGDIVAPHVIINGQVHGDVYASAHLELAERASINGNVYYNLIEMAMGAAVNGNLVHQREPVGLLNSDSPTQPAKETLEQSEELENRAEAE
- the erpA gene encoding iron-sulfur cluster insertion protein ErpA, producing the protein MATPLFLSDSAVAKVRELVEEEGNPQLKLRVFVTGGGCSGFQYGFSFDDNQDEEDTAIEKDGVTLLVDPMSYQYLVGATVEYTEGLQGSQFVVSNPNASSTCGCGSSFSI
- a CDS encoding anhydro-N-acetylmuramic acid kinase translates to MSKWLGLMSGTSMDGIDAVLVSFPGDRVQIHATHSISYPEDIRHRLTQLSQNQGTPDELGELDHIVGSLFAEAATLTIDKAGITSSEVSAIGSHGQTLRHQPRGNTPFSLQIGDPNLIAERTGITTVADFRRRDMSAGGQGAPLVPAFHKTFFGSATEDRCILNLGGIANISWLPAGRHRPVTGFDTGPANALMDAWCQYQTGRPYDKDGRWAAEGMVHQELLEDMLSDAYFMRPPPKSTGKEKFNLEWVKTLSRRHPAVSDVDMQRTLLELTVASVARQLPPSPDMTIFTCGGGTRNTLLMQELKRACSPLTITSTADLGLDPQWVEPVAFGWLAKQTMEKHPGNLPEVTGASGERILGAVYFA
- a CDS encoding OapA family protein, which gives rise to MLKTFPKTHITIAAAATVVVTAAILMSPSSDVEAKRMSYSLDLNGNPVTNSAPPKEGTPVSSGNTSGSGDKPAPANVELELANTSPTADQAPKLDWQEHKIKSGDTLSSLFRDAGFNDGIMLKVIHGEGDAGKLQRLYAGETIAFATDANGDLAAIDLKRSLLETLHISRVEDGFKGETIVREPEARPAFVSGVIDGSLYVAAREAGMSDRLAMEMAGIFGWDIDFVYDVRKGDRFEVVYEELYLDGEKFDTGRILSARFVNRGEENIALLYTDSKGDSDYYAPDGSSMRKAFLRTPINARVSSPFNMQRRHPVLDVVRPHEGTDYAAPPGTPIKAAGNGRVHFAGWKGGYGRTVILSHGDNITTLYAHMSRLGKGIRNGARVKQGETIGYVGSSGMVTGPHLHYEFRMNGAPRNSRTVDLPDAKPVPKSEMARFSKFAEQQVAQLDVYRDGHQQLALARDE